ATTGTTTATCCAAAATGCTGTCATTAGCAAATTTTACTTTTATCCTTTTAACGGTCTTCTGCTGCAACAACATCTCAAATTCATTCATTACACTTTTAAGATACGCCTTGTCATTAAGTATAATTGTTGTTACGTACACGACAAAATTATTCGGGCATACATAAATTCCAATTACCCCTACATTTTCTTTTGTTATCCTATCAACAACATTTAAAAAAACTTCTACCTGATGGAAATGATTTGTGCGCATATTTATTGCCTTATAATAATTCTCAAATGCTTCTCCCTCAAGTTGGTCCGATACAAATAAAAACGTTCTATCAGAACTCGTATTCTTATGGTCCATTATAAATTGTGAAGCATATTTAAAGTCCTTTTCCTCAAACATAGAGATATCGCACATTTTTTCTTCCATATACTCGTTGACCTCCTTTACCATCTCTAAGTTAATAAAATATGATATTGTTTGTTGCACATCCCTCCTTAACCGTTCTTCTTCTACTCTTGGATATTTTTTTTTCAGTATTTGCACTATTTCCTCTTCAGTCCTATTATCGATAAGATTCCATATTTCATATACTGACTTGTTCATAAAATGAGGTTTTGAATAGGACATAGGATAGAATAGCCTGTCACCGTTTTCTTCTTCCCTAAGAAGTCCTATATAGCTTTTTTCAACTTTTGTATAAATCATTTCATGTTACCTCCGTATAACTGGTAGTCTTCATGATTCCATGGCCTCTTCTCCTGAGTTTCTATTTCATAGAGTGAAATTATTTTTTCTGCTGCACTTTTTACCTCAGGAGTTCTCCAGATATCTTTTAACCCCGCATCCCATAGCTCGTTGAGTGAAGAGTTCACTGCATTACCGTAAATATATGGCAAATATGGGCTAACAACTATATCTCCGTTACACCTGATTTCATATGTAATTGTTTTTGCGTGTACGTTTTGTGAAAACAAATAAATATGCTCCAGAGGATCACCATTATTAAATTCAAAGTCTGAATACTCTTTGTTCTTCTTATGTATTATCCAATCAAATTCCCATTGCTCCTGGCTGTTCATTTTTAATTCTTCCTTATTGGCATAGCCTCTCCCAATAGGAATAAAAGGCATTGAATTTAATTTCTTTATTCCCATACTATACAAAATGTCAATTACCTCTCCGACACCTTTATAATTCATCTTAGTGGGAATAAATGTTACATCAGGAACTATACCGAACAATAGAATCTTTTGAATAGCCTCTAATGCTTTTTGATAAGCTCCTGGTTTTCCTCTAAATTTGTCGTGGATTTCTGGAGAATATGAGTCCAAGCTAATCTGAATACCATTAATACCGCTATTTTTAAGTTCTTTAAGCCTATCATCCGTTAGCAGCAACCCATTTGTAACCATATTTACAACTATACCGTTTTCAGAAAGCAGCTTTGCCAAATTAACAATCAATGGATACCTTAATAATGGCTCTCCTCCGCAAAAGCATACAACAGGTATGCCTGCCTCTACGATGTGCCTGCCTATAACCATCATTTCTTCATCGGTCAAATCCCTGTACTGCGCCTCAATACCGCTACTATTGTAACAGTGCATACAATTCAGATTACATCTGTTTGTCATATCCCACATGACATTCAATGGTCCTTTTAAGTTACCATATTCTTTTTGTATGGATCTTTTATCATAATTACATATATGTTGTTGTCCTACCATAGAGATGTTTCCTATTGCTTTCAATCAAATCCCCCCTTAAATAATCTAAATTTATTCATTACTTACAATACTTTATTTTGATAAGGTGTTGCCATTTTCAGTATTTTCGTATCTACAGATAACTGCTCTCTATTCATAATCTCCAGTTAATTCCTAAATTTTTATACAAAAAATCACATATACCTATGCTGGATACATCATCAACACTAATTTTAGGGTGTGTGCAATAGAACAGTTCAGAGTCAGTTGAAAAAAGTTCATTATTAAAAATATCCGTATTTCCTGTATATTTAAAGAATAAATTAGACGGTAATGGCATCCACCATGCAACATTTACTTCGATGCCGTATTGATCGTTTAAAAAAGCCGCAAACTTAATTGTTTCCATGCACTCTTTTTTCGTTTCCCACGGAAACCCAATAATAAATGATGTAAATACGTTTTTACAAATCCCGTATTTATCTAGCAACGATACTGTTTTTAAAATATCGGAAACCCTTATTTCTTTGTTAATCATAGAAAGACCTTCATCATAACCGCTTTCGATACCGATTTGGATATGTAAATTATCATAGCCGCTAATAACTTCCAGTAAGCTCTCATCCCACAGGTTTTTTGCCCTAGCCTCAATCAGTATATTATAGCTTTGAAACCCAAGTTCCATCATGCCTTTCAATACTTTTCCTGCCCAAGACTGATCCGTAGTAAAACAATCATCGGTGAAAATAAAGTCTTTGCTTTTACACCGTTCATCTAAATATTTCTTAAAAATATCAAGTCTATTAAGGACATCTCTTTCGTCATAGCATCTCCAGCAACGCTTATGAAGAACTGAACAAAATGAGCAATTTCCTTCACAGCCCCGAGAGGCCTCAAATGTTAATCTGTCAAAGAATTTATTTTCTAAAAGATCATACCTTGGCATAGGAATCTTTTCTTTTTTAAAGTCAACAAGAGTTGCGGCTTTATTTGAAATAACCTGACCGTGTTTTTGGTATTTCAAATTCGGTACTTGTTCAATTTCAATCTCTCCTTTTAAATATTGAATAAGTTTTGGAAATGATTTCTCAGCTTCTCCAACTAAAGCAAAATCTATCTGAGGGTTTTTAATAAGGATTTCTTTATAGAAATAAGATACATGTATTCCGCCAACTACAATTTTTATATCCTTTGCATTTTGTTTAATTTCTTTAGAAACTTTGGATATTTCAGCCCAAGAAAACGAATTTACTGTAAAAGCTATTAAATCCACATTCTGTGCTTCTGAAATTAATACTGATAAAAATTCATCCTTTGAATTTTGTAACCTATATTTCATTGGTTCAATAACTTTAACTTCTTCTACAAACGGACTAATTATTCCAGCTATGGTATACATAGTCAATGGCTGCACTTTAACTTTAACATCTGAATTATACCTAAAATCAGTATTGACTAACAGAACTTTCAATTGACCACCTCCAATACTCTATTAGAAATTAGAATATTCAGTATATCTATTTTTAGAGTGTTGTCTTTAAGCTCTTTACCCTGCTCCAAATCCTTCAGAACTGTATACAGCGGCTCATTTATTTTTATAATAGTATCCAATTTTTTATTAATTAAATAGAATTCATCTTTTTGGTTCAATACTTCAAATATATCTGTAAAATGCAATTTCATTTTTACATCTCCTTAGTTAGAGTTTTAAACCAATATCTAGGCACCTCTAAAATTTTACTTAAATCGCCTTTCCCATGTTCAGTACATAATTTATTCCATGCCTCCGTTAATGAAATAAGCTTATCTGAAACGCCATAATTATATGCAGGTAAAAAACTATACATACTGATGTCTCCATTTTCAGTAATATACATATTTCCGTACATGTAATAAGGTAACTCAACAATGTCCCGTATAATCTTCTCTTCATCATATACTGACAAATTAATCTCTGGAAACGACATGTAAATATTAGATATTTCTACTATTGCTTTATGAAGAATATCTACATTTATTAGTTGGTTCTTTATACTTTTATCGGGTTTAATTACAAACTCTCCCTGTTGAGTTTCAGAATATACCTTATTTATAAAATTTACACTGTCTGAAATATTATGGCTGGATATATAAAAGATAACTTTAAACTTATCATAGTTTTTTATCATCTTGATAAGCCTATGGCTTGTCCCATCTTTATCAAGTCTTCCACTAAACTTTGCAAATAAAACAAACTTTTTCTCTGAATTTATATCAAGATAATCCTCAACATTATAATTTGAGAATTCATATTCTATTTGTATTTCAAATGAGTTATCCTGCTCTATGGATTTAATTATCATCCAATCATCAGGTGATCTAGGATTAATGAATCGAACTTTAATTGGTTGTGCCTCTATAATTTTTCTAGCAACACTTTCCTTATCTACTTGTCCAGATGTATCATTGCCATTCATGCACCAATGAATTATTATTGGTCGATTTAAATTTCTATCCACTTTTACACCTCATCAAACCTTTTTGGATATTTATTAATTTTATATTCTTTTAAAAAACTTATCTGAATTTTTAAAGAAACAAATTGAAAAAATAATATCTACTAAAAACATAACTAATGTTAATACAAAAAATGAATCTAACAGATTACTGCTAAAATATTTGAATAATATAAAAATACTACAACTTACAAAGCCTATTCCTGCAAAAACACTCAATATTGCAGAAAAACTCTGTTTCACAATATATGTAACATTTTTCCATTGAAAGTCCGGAAAGAAAATGTTCACCGTAGATCCTAATAGTGCTAAAAAATATGTGAATAAAATGGGTAACAAAAAACCAAGTAAAACCTCTTTAGTACTAATTTTTAATACAATTACCAAAACAGTATTAGCAATTAAAATTGTTGGAACGGTTAAGGACAAATGAAACAAAATCTTCGCACCAAAGAAATCAAATCCTCTTATTGGGTATGATTTAACTATTTGATGGTTTTTCCCTTCTATAGATATAGATGAATAACATACATTAGTTAACGCAATAAGTATAGTTATAACAGAGACATTTAATACTCCAACAGAATTGCCTAGTTTATAATACTGTCCTATTTGTTGGAATATATTTAAAATGTTATTTCTAGACACTATTGCTGCAATAACATATACAGCAACTGCTACAATACCTAGCATCGTGTTTATTACGTAAACAGGGATTGAAAAATATCTTCTTCTTTCTCGTTTGACTAAAGCATGTAAATAATTTTGCTTTTTCAAATTATTTATATTCCATGCAATAGATGAGTTAATATTTTTCCTTAACAGATAGTATTGCTTTTTATATGATATATTTATTACATAAAAAGATAATAATCCTAATAGGGAAATAAATAAATTAAACATGAGAATATTTTTACTGGACGTGTTTACTATTATATTGTATGAAACTTTAAATAGTTCACTTTGTATCTGTTTAACTATCTGGCCTGCAAATTCTGATTTAATACTCACCAATATTATCATACAAATGCATAAAAACAAAAATACTATTCTTAATATTGGACTATACTTATTTTTGGCTATACGTGCTCTCTTTCCTGCCTTTTGTAATAAAAGACCAAATAAAACACCTATATTAATCGGAAGAACCGGTAAAATTAATATACTTAGAAACTCTAGAAAATATAAAGCCATTGAACCTTCTTTTACCATGCAATAGTAAATACTAGGAGGAAGGAGAAGTATTAAACTTATAACCTCAATATATAAATAAATAACAATCAATTTAGAAATTACAATTTTATACGTTTTTATTGGCATTGAAAAATATGTTTCTAAATTATCTTCTAAATATAATATGCCTGTCCCCTTCAAGGCAGATGATAAAAAAGTCATTACAGAGACAAATAACATTAATGGAATTAATACATATCCTAGAACGTAATCAGCTTTATTAAATTCTCCAAGTATTGAACGTATAGTGTAAGTCCAATATCCTAAAAGTACTGTTACAGCTATTCCTATTATAAAATATTGAAAAAGAAGTCTTTTCCTGTTGGTACTATTACCGTATTTCAATTCATTATATTTTGTGAACTGTAAAAAATAATTTTTAATCAGTATTATAATTATTTTCATATTCACACACCTCAACAAAGACTTCTTCAAGATTCTTATTTCCTATAACATCTTTTGTGTTTCCGCTACAGACAACTTTTCCGTGTTTAATAATACATAGCTTATTACAGACCTTTTCAACAACATCGAGGATATGACTGGAAAATAATACGGATGCACCATTTTCACATAAACTTTTCATTTCCTGCTTTAGTATGATAAAAGCCTGTGGATCCAATCCTACAAACGGTTCGTCTAAAACCAGCAATTTGGGTTCATGAACGAAGGCAGAAATTAAAGCCAGCTTTTGCTTCATTCCATGAGAATAAGAAGAAATCAAATTACCTAATTGATCTTGCATGCAAAATTTTAATGCATAGTAATTTATTTTTTCTACTCTTTTTTTCTGAGAAACCTCATACATATCACACACAAAATTTATATATTGAATTCCAGTCATATACTCTTCTAAGCAAG
This region of Clostridium sp. BNL1100 genomic DNA includes:
- a CDS encoding radical SAM protein; this translates as MKAIGNISMVGQQHICNYDKRSIQKEYGNLKGPLNVMWDMTNRCNLNCMHCYNSSGIEAQYRDLTDEEMMVIGRHIVEAGIPVVCFCGGEPLLRYPLIVNLAKLLSENGIVVNMVTNGLLLTDDRLKELKNSGINGIQISLDSYSPEIHDKFRGKPGAYQKALEAIQKILLFGIVPDVTFIPTKMNYKGVGEVIDILYSMGIKKLNSMPFIPIGRGYANKEELKMNSQEQWEFDWIIHKKNKEYSDFEFNNGDPLEHIYLFSQNVHAKTITYEIRCNGDIVVSPYLPYIYGNAVNSSLNELWDAGLKDIWRTPEVKSAAEKIISLYEIETQEKRPWNHEDYQLYGGNMK
- a CDS encoding ABC transporter ATP-binding protein, giving the protein MLEIKNLSKKYSDGKLAVDCLNMVVEDGDVYGFIGKNGAGKTTTLKSCFGMIPFDSGEILLDGVSILEEPLRCKKAMAFVPDSPCLEEYMTGIQYINFVCDMYEVSQKKRVEKINYYALKFCMQDQLGNLISSYSHGMKQKLALISAFVHEPKLLVLDEPFVGLDPQAFIILKQEMKSLCENGASVLFSSHILDVVEKVCNKLCIIKHGKVVCSGNTKDVIGNKNLEEVFVEVCEYENNYNTD
- a CDS encoding radical SAM protein is translated as MKVLLVNTDFRYNSDVKVKVQPLTMYTIAGIISPFVEEVKVIEPMKYRLQNSKDEFLSVLISEAQNVDLIAFTVNSFSWAEISKVSKEIKQNAKDIKIVVGGIHVSYFYKEILIKNPQIDFALVGEAEKSFPKLIQYLKGEIEIEQVPNLKYQKHGQVISNKAATLVDFKKEKIPMPRYDLLENKFFDRLTFEASRGCEGNCSFCSVLHKRCWRCYDERDVLNRLDIFKKYLDERCKSKDFIFTDDCFTTDQSWAGKVLKGMMELGFQSYNILIEARAKNLWDESLLEVISGYDNLHIQIGIESGYDEGLSMINKEIRVSDILKTVSLLDKYGICKNVFTSFIIGFPWETKKECMETIKFAAFLNDQYGIEVNVAWWMPLPSNLFFKYTGNTDIFNNELFSTDSELFYCTHPKISVDDVSSIGICDFLYKNLGINWRL
- a CDS encoding PqqD family protein, whose amino-acid sequence is MIYTKVEKSYIGLLREEENGDRLFYPMSYSKPHFMNKSVYEIWNLIDNRTEEEIVQILKKKYPRVEEERLRRDVQQTISYFINLEMVKEVNEYMEEKMCDISMFEEKDFKYASQFIMDHKNTSSDRTFLFVSDQLEGEAFENYYKAINMRTNHFHQVEVFLNVVDRITKENVGVIGIYVCPNNFVVYVTTIILNDKAYLKSVMNEFEMLLQQKTVKRIKVKFANDSILDKQLLCDIGFKKESAILLETITGGDFLIYGKSLEGERVC